The Daucus carota subsp. sativus chromosome 2, DH1 v3.0, whole genome shotgun sequence genome includes a window with the following:
- the LOC108203527 gene encoding uncharacterized protein LOC108203527, with protein MVIENGTQYNNAEFKSYCEDYSIELRFTSVAHLQANGQAEVATRIILDGLKKRVEKAHGSWDDELLPILWAYRTTCKVSTGATPFQLDYGAEVVVPLEITHTSSRVQQYKLEANEEGMRLALDMIDEIRDEAHAKIVENQKRASYYNLRVKERYFREGDLVLRKIEASGVGPKGKMTPH; from the coding sequence ATGGTAATAGAAAATGGAACCCAGTACAATAATGCTGAATTCAAAAGTTATTGTGAAGATTACTCGATTGAGCTACGCTTTACCTCAGTTGCCCATCTTCAAGCTAATGGACAGGCTGAGGTGGCTACCAGGATAATCCTCGACGGATTAAAAAAGAGAGTTGAAAAAGCCCACGGATCATGGGATGACGAGTTACTCCCTATACTTTGGGCGTATCGGACAACTTGCAAAGTTTCCACTGGAGCGACCCCTTTTCAGTTAGATTACGGAGCCGAGGTAGTAGTGCCACTTGAAATCACGCACACTTcctccagggtccagcagtataAGCTAGAAGCCAATgaagaaggtatgagacttgcccttgatatgattgatgaaatccgtgatgaagctcatgctaagattgtggaaaaccagaagCGAGCTTCTTACTACAACCTACGGGTTAAAGAACGATACTTTCGAGAAGGAGATCTGGTACTCAGAAAGATTGAGGCTTCTGGGGTAGGCCCCAAAGGCAAGATGACTCCCCATTGA